AACAACAATCTCCCTATAAATATAAAAGGAACAACATCTAAAATGCAGATATTCAAGTTAGAATCTTGAATTATACCTATAAAATTTTACAGGGTTATTGGTTGAAATTACCATAAATAAAAAAATGTATAGTTTAAACCGATTAGGTTAGCTATCTATAAAAAAAAAGATAATCTTAAAAATAAAAATATAAGTTTTTTAAGATTATCTTTTTATTTTGCTACTCACTAACTGATGCCACCAATTTTACATGACAGACCGCAGACTTCTATAGCCTTTTTTAAAGACATCATATGATCCTTCTTAGGGCTTTCGACTCCCTTCATCTGATATTCATGGCCTAAATATTCGTATTTGCTTTGCCCCAAACGATGATAAGGAAGAATATGTATTTCCTCAACCACCCCAAGACTACGGGCAAAGGCAGCAATCGCTTCAACATCCCCAATGCTGTCGTTAAAGTTTGGAATAATGGGAATTCGTACAATTACTTGAAGACCAGCTGCTGCAATTGTTTTACAATTCTTTAATATGATTTCGTTTGTTTGGCCGATATAGGCTTGATGTTTATGGGAATCCATATGTTTAATATCTAGTAATACTAAATCTACCCAAGGCAATACGCTTTTTAAGGCATCTTCACTTGCATAGGCTGTAGTCTCTATAGCTGTGTGCCAACCCTTTACTTTGCAAGCTTTTAATAATTCTTCTGTGAATTCAGGCTGTGCTAGTGGTTCTCCTCCTGAAAGGGTAATTCCTCCGCCGGAGCGTCTATAATGGATGGTATCCTTTTCTAGTTCAGCTACCACCTCTTCTACTGTTTGAATGGCGCCTGCCATATTTAATGCATTGCAATAGCAAACTTCAACACACTTTCCGCATTGATTGCATTTACTGTGGTTAATTCTGCTGGAAAGATGAAAATCAATGGCTCCAGTAGGACAAACCTTCAAACATTGCTTACAGTCCATACAGTTTTTTGACATATACATTAACTGTAGATTTTTTGGTTGTGACTCTGGATTGCTGCACCATCTACAGGATAATGGACAGCCTTTTAGAAATACAATGGTACGAATTCCTGGCCCATCATGTAAAGAAAATCGCTGAAGATCGAAAACCGTTCCCTTTACTTTTAGTTTTAATTGATTGATTGTCACTTGTTTTCCCCCCTTCTATCATTTTGTTTTAAAAATAAAGAAAGAGTAGGATACTCTTTCTTTATTTTTAAACTATTAGAAACTGTGTTCTGTTCTTTCAATAATATCATCTTGAATTGACTTATCTAAAGCTGTAAAGTGAGCACTATAACCAGCTACACGAACTACCAAGTTCTTATACTTGTCAGGATTTGCCTGGGCGTCTATAAGCATTTCGCGACTCACAACATTAAACTGAGCATGTAAACCTTTTTGATCAAAGAAACTACGGACTACAGCGGATAGGTTTTCTAATCCTGTTTGCCCTTCTAAAGCAGAAGGATGAAATTTTTGATTAAACAATGTACCATTGGAGGCAATATGATGATCTAATTTTGCCACTGAGTTCACTGCAGCTGTTGGCCCTGTTTGATCCCTTCCAGAAACAGGTGATACACCATCTGCCAATGGGGTGCCAGCTTTTCTTCCGTCAGGTGTTGCTCCAGTAGCGGCGCCCATAGGTACATTTGCAGAAACAGGATAAAGCCCTGGTTGAAATTGTCCTCCACGTGGATTTTTATACTTTTCAACCTCACGACAGTAAATCAAAGCCCCTTCACGTGCTAAGTCATCTACTTCATCGATATCATTACCAAACTTTGGTGCTCCATTCATCAGCATTTGGCGTATATATTCTTTATCTTTTTTTGTACCTAGGTCAATGTTAATATTGCTATTAACATTTTTTAGATCATCTAAGGAAATTTTCTTTTCTTCCAGTAATATTTTTTTCAGAACCTCCATAACCGCCTGCCTAGTTATTTCATCTATATTACTTAACTTCTTTTCAATTACACGTTGTCCTTGATCTCCAAAATTTGTATCAAGAGCATCCTTTAATTCCTCTAGTGTAATTTTCTTTTCATCAAATACCAGCTTCTTAATGGCTGCTAAAGAATCTCCCACATTTGCGACACCTACACCTTGAGGTCCTGTGAAGTTATAGTAAGCACCGCCCTCTTGTAGTGATTTGCCTTTACCAATACAGTCCTCCACCATAGAAGATAAAAATGGAAGTGGTGCTCGTTCTCCATGGG
The sequence above is drawn from the Clostridium formicaceticum genome and encodes:
- a CDS encoding glycyl-radical enzyme activating protein; this encodes MTINQLKLKVKGTVFDLQRFSLHDGPGIRTIVFLKGCPLSCRWCSNPESQPKNLQLMYMSKNCMDCKQCLKVCPTGAIDFHLSSRINHSKCNQCGKCVEVCYCNALNMAGAIQTVEEVVAELEKDTIHYRRSGGGITLSGGEPLAQPEFTEELLKACKVKGWHTAIETTAYASEDALKSVLPWVDLVLLDIKHMDSHKHQAYIGQTNEIILKNCKTIAAAGLQVIVRIPIIPNFNDSIGDVEAIAAFARSLGVVEEIHILPYHRLGQSKYEYLGHEYQMKGVESPKKDHMMSLKKAIEVCGLSCKIGGIS